The following coding sequences are from one Bacillus sp. PK3_68 window:
- a CDS encoding M20 family metallopeptidase has protein sequence MAKTITNMGNFFEEAKKYEEQIIKDRRYLHQHPELGFDLPNTQKYIRQRLDEMGIENKPCGVVPEEITKKYEKAGFGAQNHCTGVVATIGTGEPCILLRADMDALPLEEEYESEYKSKNPGKMHACGHDSHVAMLLGAAQVLKNYEDQLQGTVKLMFQPGEEWGYGSKLMIDDGLLQNPTVDAAFGIHIMPDQEAGTLSVHKGPLTQAMDTYIVEIQGNGGHSSQPHKTIDANMIMNQLYTSLNLLYTREVDPRAHVTFSIGAMSGGAVTNIIPDKAVLQGNMRSFDQESRDHMCKRIPEMIDHTVKAWRGEYNIVDFHTPTTHNDADFIDEIMPALEDIMGKENITDLGALGGSEDFSHITQAVPSAFVVLGTGKEGEPPVHNPRMHQNEDIFKYGAALHVHVAMEWLKAQRK, from the coding sequence ATGGCTAAGACTATTACAAATATGGGTAATTTTTTTGAAGAAGCAAAGAAGTATGAGGAACAAATCATTAAAGATCGCCGGTACTTACACCAGCACCCAGAGTTGGGCTTTGATCTTCCAAACACTCAAAAGTATATTCGTCAGCGATTAGATGAGATGGGGATTGAAAACAAGCCATGTGGTGTCGTGCCTGAAGAAATTACAAAAAAATATGAGAAAGCTGGATTTGGAGCACAGAACCATTGTACAGGTGTCGTAGCGACTATTGGAACAGGGGAACCGTGTATTCTTCTTCGTGCCGATATGGATGCACTGCCGCTTGAAGAAGAATATGAATCCGAATATAAATCAAAAAACCCTGGCAAAATGCATGCCTGTGGTCATGACTCACATGTTGCTATGTTATTAGGCGCTGCCCAAGTATTAAAGAATTATGAAGATCAACTGCAAGGAACTGTTAAATTAATGTTTCAACCGGGTGAAGAGTGGGGCTATGGCTCCAAGTTAATGATCGATGATGGATTACTGCAAAATCCTACAGTAGATGCAGCGTTTGGTATTCATATTATGCCTGACCAAGAAGCCGGTACATTATCTGTTCACAAAGGGCCACTCACTCAAGCCATGGATACTTATATTGTTGAAATCCAAGGAAATGGAGGACATAGTTCACAACCACATAAAACCATTGATGCGAATATGATCATGAACCAATTATATACAAGCTTAAATTTATTATATACGCGCGAAGTAGACCCACGTGCTCATGTGACATTCTCTATCGGGGCAATGAGCGGTGGTGCGGTGACCAATATTATCCCTGATAAAGCCGTGTTACAAGGAAATATGCGCAGCTTTGACCAAGAATCAAGAGACCATATGTGCAAGCGAATCCCAGAAATGATTGATCATACAGTGAAAGCATGGCGCGGCGAATATAATATTGTGGACTTCCATACACCAACGACCCATAATGATGCAGACTTTATTGATGAAATCATGCCCGCACTAGAAGATATTATGGGAAAAGAAAATATTACTGATCTTGGAGCATTAGGCGGATCAGAGGATTTCTCTCATATCACTCAAGCAGTTCCTTCTGCTTTTGTTGTTTTAGGCACGGGCAAAGAGGGAGAGCCGCCTGTTCACAATCCTCGCATGCATCAGAATGAAGATATTTTCAAATACGGGGCAGCCCTGCATGTCCATGTTGCAATGGAGTGGCTAAAAGCTCAACGTAAATAA
- a CDS encoding MFS transporter: MNEKGGIFYGWWILVAGFLIMTFLYAPIANLVSLFTKPVTEELGFGRAEFTMYYTVMATTAMIIAPIAGRLMKKMDIRVYMTIFTLLGAGAYIGFSFATELIHFLLFAVPMGMALTGAGMIPVSVLITNWFNAKRGLSLGIALSGTGFGSMILSPLVTWIITVHGWRTAYLAIGILILVVLVPLIIFVVKLSPADKGLLPLGKEETSNGAPQKELVGVTQKEAFKSVSFWALCTGILVGGIVVNSMIINLVPYLTDIGTPTQQAALLLSLASAMVIVAKLLVGRLYDKLGLIKTLTFIVASDIICFLFLLKGNLLIPGILYTVFSALGSTAVTVTPAYLTGALFGEKEYSSKYGTVALFTSLGAAVAPIAAGLIYNINHSYGLLIKVLIALAVVEFVLFFIAIKSKPKFDLNSDISQQDAL; this comes from the coding sequence ATGAATGAAAAAGGCGGTATTTTTTACGGATGGTGGATATTAGTAGCAGGCTTCCTGATTATGACTTTTTTATATGCGCCTATTGCAAACTTAGTGTCACTTTTTACTAAGCCGGTTACAGAAGAGCTTGGTTTTGGCAGAGCTGAATTTACCATGTATTACACCGTAATGGCAACAACAGCCATGATCATCGCTCCAATCGCTGGCAGGTTAATGAAAAAGATGGACATTAGAGTATACATGACGATCTTTACCCTCCTGGGAGCAGGGGCGTATATAGGTTTTTCATTTGCAACTGAACTTATTCACTTTCTTTTATTTGCCGTACCAATGGGGATGGCTTTGACAGGAGCTGGAATGATTCCCGTCTCCGTTCTCATCACAAACTGGTTTAATGCAAAACGCGGCTTAAGCTTAGGGATTGCTTTGTCCGGAACAGGTTTTGGGAGCATGATTCTTAGTCCGTTAGTTACTTGGATCATTACAGTTCACGGATGGAGAACGGCTTATCTTGCGATTGGGATTTTAATACTGGTTGTACTCGTTCCATTGATTATATTTGTTGTTAAATTAAGCCCGGCTGATAAGGGTTTACTGCCTCTAGGGAAAGAGGAGACTTCTAATGGTGCACCACAGAAAGAATTAGTAGGCGTCACTCAAAAGGAAGCATTCAAGTCGGTATCATTTTGGGCTCTTTGTACAGGAATCCTTGTCGGGGGAATTGTTGTAAATAGTATGATTATCAATTTGGTCCCTTATTTAACAGATATAGGCACTCCAACCCAACAAGCTGCATTGCTACTATCATTAGCCTCAGCGATGGTCATTGTGGCGAAACTTTTAGTCGGAAGATTATATGACAAGCTAGGATTAATCAAAACGTTAACTTTTATCGTTGCGTCAGATATTATCTGTTTTCTGTTTTTACTGAAGGGCAACTTATTAATCCCTGGTATTCTTTATACCGTATTTTCCGCATTAGGTTCAACGGCTGTTACAGTAACACCTGCCTATCTTACAGGAGCGCTTTTTGGTGAGAAAGAATACAGTTCAAAATATGGAACAGTTGCTCTGTTTACTTCGTTGGGTGCAGCTGTAGCTCCGATAGCAGCAGGGTTGATTTATAATATTAATCATTCATACGGGCTGCTGATCAAGGTGTTAATTGCACTTGCGGTTGTAGAGTTTGTCTTATTCTTTATTGCCATTAAATCAAAACCAAAGTTTGATTTAAATTCAGATATTTCACAACAAGATGCACTGTAA
- a CDS encoding amidohydrolase, whose product MEKRNLELAKQLRRELHQHPELSNEEVWTKQRLMDFLKTHTSLEIVDKGNWFYAIYRAGVYKSNIAFRADFDALPMDEVIDLPWASQIPGKAHKCGHDGHSATLAGFALEIDQNGADKNVFFLFQHAEETGDGAAQCAAFIEENHIEEIFAYHNMSGMPLKSINVIDGTAHCASKGMTIQMEGAPAHASQPEDGVNPAFAIAKVIDAIPEFTSPENNRGLVLCTVVQVDIGKRAFGMSASKGDLLLTIRALHEEELDKLQKNLEELALTQAERHGLRVSFSYNDTFPETVNHKESSDKIRQVAKSKGMELVELKEAFRASDDFGHYLKLTKGAYCFIGNGVDYPQVHTYEYDFYDDLIETGVELFKGLVEL is encoded by the coding sequence ATGGAAAAGAGAAACTTAGAACTTGCTAAACAATTGCGTCGTGAATTGCATCAACATCCTGAACTTTCTAATGAAGAAGTATGGACAAAACAGCGTTTAATGGATTTTTTGAAAACGCATACGAGTCTTGAAATTGTAGATAAAGGCAATTGGTTCTATGCCATTTACCGGGCTGGAGTATATAAATCCAATATTGCTTTTCGTGCAGATTTTGATGCACTTCCAATGGATGAAGTGATCGATCTTCCATGGGCTTCTCAAATCCCGGGAAAAGCACATAAATGCGGACATGATGGACACTCAGCAACACTAGCAGGATTTGCACTTGAAATTGACCAAAATGGCGCAGACAAAAACGTCTTTTTCCTGTTCCAGCATGCAGAAGAAACAGGAGACGGCGCTGCTCAATGTGCTGCCTTTATCGAGGAGAACCATATTGAAGAAATTTTTGCTTACCACAATATGAGCGGTATGCCCCTTAAATCCATCAATGTGATAGATGGTACCGCTCACTGTGCTTCCAAAGGCATGACGATCCAGATGGAAGGGGCGCCAGCCCATGCCAGCCAGCCCGAGGATGGGGTCAATCCGGCTTTTGCCATAGCGAAAGTTATCGATGCTATTCCTGAGTTTACTTCTCCAGAGAACAATAGAGGCTTAGTACTCTGCACGGTTGTCCAAGTGGATATAGGCAAAAGAGCTTTCGGAATGTCTGCGAGCAAAGGAGATTTACTTCTGACGATTCGTGCCCTGCATGAGGAAGAATTGGACAAGCTCCAGAAAAACCTTGAAGAACTTGCTTTAACGCAAGCAGAAAGGCATGGACTGAGAGTAAGCTTTTCCTATAATGATACTTTTCCAGAGACGGTAAATCACAAGGAGAGCTCTGATAAAATTCGTCAGGTAGCAAAATCGAAAGGAATGGAATTGGTGGAACTCAAAGAGGCTTTTCGGGCTTCGGATGATTTTGGCCACTATTTAAAGTTAACAAAGGGGGCATATTGCTTTATCGGAAACGGAGTAGATTATCCACAAGTTCATACCTATGAGTACGACTTCTATGATGACCTCATTGAAACAGGAGTTGAACTATTCAAGGGATTAGTTGAATTATAG
- a CDS encoding aminotransferase class V-fold PLP-dependent enzyme, producing the protein MEQHTLTYKIASEPEEMEQIYKLNYETFVEEIPQHQQNQGRRLIDKFDKENTYIIAKDEGVIVGMIAVRANRPFSLDYKIDDLDHYLPKNANPCEVRLLSVKRDYRKSWVFYQLVNLLVSYCLEKQYNMALISGTDRQIRLYKRIGFEPFGPMVGREKAMFQPMYLTKKKFETTSKAFSKMMKQKKREPKKMNFLPGPVAVHKEVEQVFRKTAISHRSSEVINEMKTVRTKLCELVNAKKAQIAVGTGTLANDLVAAQIKKLPGKGLILANGEFGYRLIDHAERFGLEHYTLEKRWNEGISAEEIKSFLETHQDVNWLWTVHCETSTGYLYDLNKLLEVVKKHHIKLCVDACSSVGVVPVDFQDVYLASTVSGKGLGSYPGLAIVFHQETIAPNKEIPRYLDLGIYAMTDSIPYTHSSNLISALHEAVKKVNVESRHILANEVRKMLTNAGFTVLGNEDYLPGIMTIPLPYSISSKNVGDQLKENGIIISYESDYLLQRNWIQFALMGNLTLKEFETSLAILQDIMNKKLSRFQTMFQNKRWKHIEGIKLVLMIASILWLKTVIVCLLGFNLSLQSWFDIGVILISSLGSLLFVMGFSFYFSEKVNRLLLFGLLFIGTFILYGDLLYYRFYIDFVSAPILFQFDNVGGLSASTVELMNPWDLCLFIDLFLVGWFLFKTRATCFKVGKQTKKLYAAASLTFTIITIGLGIGKSVHLFSESYDREQMVKSLGLLNYHVYDIALGMKVSLERFVVTEADAVAPQEYFQHKNLQSTDLFGIAEGKNVVVISMESTQDFVIHQKVNGEEITPFLNDLIKDSFYFSQVYDQTAQGKTSDAEFMIDTGLYPLASGSVFVRRPENVYYSLPHLLKEKQDYYAAAFHGNVSTFWNRDTMYKTLGYDKFFSKKDYIVTEENSINYGIKDIPYFNQSIQYLETIPEPYYAKFLTLTNHFPFLLEEEDMFIEPAATKEGVVNRYVTTVRYLDKSIEMFFKQLKEKGMYEDTMFVLVGDHYGISEKYEEGLSELLGEEINVANRMKHRQVPLIIHIPGHEGKIIDTQGGEIDIRPTLLHLLGIKKENNYSFGHDLFTRDPDYPVVFRDGSFISKNYIYKDSICYRKESGQAAGTHHCEPYLDVVRQELTLSDKIIFGDLLRFMKPQQ; encoded by the coding sequence ATGGAACAACATACGTTAACCTATAAAATAGCATCCGAACCGGAAGAAATGGAACAAATCTATAAACTAAATTACGAAACGTTTGTAGAGGAAATTCCGCAGCATCAACAAAATCAAGGACGACGTTTAATAGATAAATTTGATAAGGAAAATACCTATATTATTGCTAAGGACGAGGGAGTTATCGTCGGAATGATCGCAGTGCGTGCCAACCGCCCGTTTTCTCTTGATTATAAAATAGACGATTTAGATCATTATTTACCAAAGAATGCTAATCCTTGTGAAGTGCGGTTGCTCTCGGTGAAAAGAGACTATCGAAAAAGCTGGGTATTTTACCAGCTGGTAAACTTACTCGTTAGCTATTGCTTGGAAAAACAATATAACATGGCTCTTATTTCCGGTACTGATCGTCAAATCAGGCTATATAAAAGAATTGGCTTTGAACCATTCGGCCCCATGGTTGGAAGAGAAAAAGCAATGTTTCAACCGATGTATTTAACTAAGAAGAAATTTGAAACTACATCAAAAGCGTTTTCTAAAATGATGAAACAGAAAAAGAGAGAACCAAAAAAAATGAACTTTTTGCCGGGTCCGGTGGCAGTACATAAAGAAGTAGAGCAAGTTTTTAGAAAAACAGCTATTTCCCATCGCTCTAGCGAGGTTATTAATGAAATGAAAACAGTTCGAACAAAACTATGTGAATTGGTCAATGCAAAAAAGGCACAAATCGCAGTCGGAACCGGAACACTTGCGAATGACTTAGTAGCTGCTCAAATAAAGAAACTTCCTGGAAAAGGATTAATCCTTGCAAATGGAGAATTTGGCTATCGGTTAATCGATCATGCAGAGCGGTTCGGCTTGGAGCATTATACATTGGAAAAACGGTGGAATGAGGGCATCTCGGCAGAAGAGATTAAGAGCTTTCTTGAAACCCATCAGGATGTAAATTGGCTTTGGACAGTGCATTGTGAAACATCTACAGGATACCTGTACGATTTGAACAAGCTTCTAGAAGTGGTCAAAAAGCATCACATAAAATTATGTGTAGATGCCTGCAGTTCAGTTGGAGTCGTTCCTGTTGATTTTCAGGATGTTTATTTAGCAAGCACTGTTAGTGGAAAAGGATTAGGTTCTTATCCAGGGCTAGCTATTGTGTTTCATCAAGAGACCATTGCACCGAATAAAGAGATACCGAGGTATTTAGATTTAGGGATATATGCCATGACTGACAGCATCCCTTATACTCATTCATCAAACTTGATTTCTGCATTACATGAAGCGGTAAAAAAGGTAAATGTAGAAAGCAGGCATATATTAGCAAATGAGGTCAGGAAAATGCTGACGAATGCTGGGTTTACTGTGTTAGGAAATGAGGATTACTTACCGGGCATTATGACTATTCCGCTTCCATACAGTATTTCTTCAAAAAATGTGGGGGATCAGTTAAAGGAAAACGGGATCATTATCAGTTATGAAAGTGACTATTTACTGCAACGGAACTGGATCCAGTTTGCCTTAATGGGGAACCTTACATTAAAAGAGTTTGAAACTTCATTGGCCATCCTTCAAGACATAATGAATAAAAAATTAAGCAGGTTTCAAACCATGTTTCAAAATAAGCGATGGAAACACATAGAGGGCATAAAACTAGTTTTAATGATAGCGAGCATTCTTTGGTTGAAAACAGTGATCGTTTGCCTTTTAGGCTTTAACCTTAGCCTCCAATCATGGTTTGACATCGGAGTGATATTGATAAGTTCCCTTGGTTCGCTGTTATTTGTAATGGGCTTTAGTTTTTATTTTAGTGAAAAGGTAAACAGACTGCTGTTGTTCGGATTATTATTTATCGGAACTTTTATCCTTTATGGGGATCTCTTATATTATCGTTTTTATATTGACTTTGTTAGCGCGCCGATTCTTTTTCAATTTGATAATGTGGGCGGCTTGAGTGCCAGCACGGTTGAGCTAATGAATCCATGGGATCTTTGTTTATTTATCGATCTGTTTTTGGTAGGGTGGTTTCTTTTTAAAACGAGAGCTACTTGTTTTAAAGTAGGAAAACAGACTAAAAAGTTATACGCAGCAGCAAGTTTAACGTTTACTATAATAACAATTGGTTTAGGAATTGGTAAATCTGTTCACCTTTTTTCTGAATCTTATGATCGGGAACAAATGGTTAAGTCATTAGGTTTGCTGAATTATCATGTATATGACATTGCTTTAGGGATGAAAGTATCCTTAGAGCGGTTTGTGGTCACAGAAGCAGATGCTGTTGCCCCGCAAGAATATTTTCAGCATAAAAATCTTCAATCAACGGATTTATTTGGGATAGCAGAAGGAAAAAATGTGGTAGTCATAAGCATGGAATCAACCCAAGACTTTGTCATTCATCAAAAAGTAAATGGAGAAGAAATAACCCCTTTTCTTAATGATTTAATTAAAGACAGTTTCTATTTTAGCCAAGTATATGATCAAACAGCTCAGGGAAAAACATCTGACGCAGAATTTATGATTGATACGGGGCTTTATCCGTTAGCAAGCGGTTCTGTTTTTGTAAGAAGACCGGAAAATGTGTACTATAGCCTTCCACATTTATTAAAAGAAAAACAGGATTATTATGCTGCTGCATTTCATGGGAATGTAAGTACCTTTTGGAACCGGGACACGATGTACAAGACTTTAGGTTACGACAAATTTTTTTCTAAGAAGGATTACATAGTAACAGAAGAAAATTCAATCAACTATGGAATTAAAGATATTCCATACTTCAATCAGTCTATTCAATATTTAGAGACTATACCTGAACCCTACTATGCGAAATTTCTCACCTTAACAAACCATTTTCCTTTTTTGCTAGAAGAGGAAGATATGTTCATTGAGCCAGCAGCTACAAAAGAAGGAGTTGTTAATCGCTATGTGACAACGGTTCGGTATTTAGATAAATCCATTGAAATGTTTTTTAAACAATTGAAAGAAAAAGGGATGTACGAAGACACTATGTTTGTTCTAGTCGGGGATCATTACGGCATTTCTGAAAAATACGAGGAAGGTCTGAGTGAGTTATTAGGAGAAGAAATTAACGTGGCTAATCGAATGAAGCATCGCCAGGTGCCGCTGATTATCCATATTCCCGGCCACGAAGGAAAAATCATTGACACACAGGGAGGAGAAATTGATATACGTCCAACACTTCTCCATCTTTTAGGCATTAAAAAAGAAAACAATTATTCATTCGGTCATGATCTTTTCACAAGAGATCCAGATTATCCAGTTGTTTTTCGAGATGGCAGTTTTATTTCAAAGAATTACATATACAAGGATAGTATTTGTTATAGAAAAGAAAGTGGGCAAGCGGCAGGGACTCATCATTGTGAACCATATCTAGATGTGGTGAGACAAGAGTTAACACTGTCTGACAAGATCATTTTTGGAGACCTTTTAAGGTTTATGAAGCCGCAACAATAA
- a CDS encoding glycerol-3-phosphate acyltransferase, whose amino-acid sequence MGECAILKIVLMVMLAYCAGSITGAYYIAKWSVGKDIRQLGSGNAGARNAGRELGKKAFVFTLLIDMAKVMMVLSFVTLFFPQNKIMLLVSAFFLLIGHIWPVHLGFKGGKGVVVFLTSTLFLVPPAIGVLGTCVGISYWIVRNFTIAGLFSMATIPVTAWILGEYYFAIGLFSLLVIVVISHIKDA is encoded by the coding sequence TTGGGGGAATGCGCCATTTTAAAAATTGTATTGATGGTTATGCTTGCCTATTGTGCTGGAAGTATAACAGGGGCGTATTATATCGCCAAGTGGTCAGTGGGAAAAGATATTCGCCAACTTGGGAGCGGGAATGCTGGAGCCAGAAATGCCGGAAGAGAGTTAGGAAAGAAAGCGTTTGTGTTTACACTTTTGATTGATATGGCAAAAGTTATGATGGTTCTGTCTTTCGTAACACTTTTCTTTCCGCAAAATAAAATCATGCTGTTAGTTAGCGCTTTTTTCTTGTTAATTGGCCATATTTGGCCGGTACACCTTGGTTTCAAAGGGGGAAAAGGAGTCGTCGTTTTTTTAACCTCCACTTTGTTTCTAGTTCCACCGGCCATTGGAGTTTTAGGAACATGCGTTGGAATCAGCTATTGGATTGTACGAAACTTTACGATAGCTGGTCTTTTTTCGATGGCCACCATTCCTGTGACAGCTTGGATACTGGGAGAATACTATTTTGCTATTGGGCTATTTAGTTTATTGGTCATTGTAGTTATTTCACACATAAAAGACGCATGA
- a CDS encoding helix-turn-helix domain-containing protein: protein MAEYINPNKLALSEDFFKLAVLEEVQRYFSNNYIIEEWQQYVTSEINQTFDNQKAYRSFDWLCEIVRSLLVSKKVTQENIREVFRKHHTYVLEQVSSYINQDFPLDVHLSVNEAAVQFAKEERHLVSSMDYQFHLVRNIVTQPKAFVAASEADDLFQAEIKDSKGNIHGMARVNVAGGMDMPFTDEEQEYWDKLRTAFSAMDEMTADIFDIICFLFLFAPKDEDGYLYFHSNDALKLRSNLVDPNSSLEVRERDRFNIMSRVKALSNIWISLKEGEVIEVDENDLKESKKYKYRDFQKMFEVGKVRAAYDENDKFLGIYACQIKPTSLLTSFLNENKRLGIIDLSALEFHPVRQRPEKRLARYLATQWFIRLSKNNLHQPFMVKTLIREIDFPARMRGLDMYDRFVKALDELTNKGIVRDWHFTDPVDFSLFGRTGWLSYFYGLKVAITPSAEMMEKNKRKLSILQDQHQVDSSTVNQMIESLSQPVVIQQVGYRSIEQQASPLRREPEAEASQLSLPLSEPKKNDEPLPPLTEESLTAEMVIQERERRGLSLAKAAKEIGIGYNTLKRFENKETKRRNKKNDMKIVQWLKKSLILED from the coding sequence ATGGCGGAATACATTAACCCTAATAAACTCGCACTAAGTGAAGACTTTTTTAAACTTGCCGTTTTAGAAGAAGTCCAAAGGTATTTTTCCAACAACTATATTATTGAAGAATGGCAACAGTATGTCACAAGTGAAATTAATCAAACGTTTGATAATCAAAAAGCGTATAGAAGTTTTGATTGGTTATGTGAGATTGTGCGCTCCCTGCTAGTGAGCAAAAAAGTCACTCAGGAAAATATACGGGAAGTCTTCAGAAAACATCACACATATGTGTTGGAACAAGTCAGCAGCTATATTAACCAGGACTTTCCGTTGGATGTACATCTTAGTGTTAACGAAGCGGCTGTCCAATTTGCCAAAGAAGAGCGGCATTTGGTCTCCAGCATGGATTATCAGTTTCATCTAGTAAGAAATATCGTGACACAGCCTAAGGCCTTTGTGGCGGCTAGTGAAGCAGACGATCTCTTTCAAGCAGAAATTAAAGATTCTAAAGGCAACATTCATGGAATGGCACGCGTCAATGTGGCAGGAGGAATGGACATGCCTTTTACGGATGAAGAACAGGAGTATTGGGATAAACTCCGGACGGCATTTAGTGCCATGGATGAAATGACAGCCGATATTTTTGATATTATTTGTTTTCTGTTTCTTTTTGCGCCAAAAGATGAAGATGGTTACCTGTATTTTCACTCCAATGATGCGCTGAAATTAAGAAGCAACCTTGTGGACCCGAATAGCAGCCTGGAAGTCCGGGAAAGAGACCGTTTTAACATTATGTCAAGAGTCAAGGCTCTTTCTAATATTTGGATTTCATTGAAAGAGGGAGAGGTCATTGAAGTCGATGAAAATGATTTAAAAGAAAGCAAAAAGTATAAATACAGGGATTTTCAGAAAATGTTTGAGGTAGGAAAAGTACGGGCAGCTTATGACGAGAACGATAAATTTTTAGGTATCTATGCCTGTCAAATCAAACCAACATCGTTATTAACGTCTTTTCTGAATGAAAATAAACGCTTAGGCATTATTGACTTAAGCGCATTGGAGTTTCATCCCGTGCGGCAGCGTCCGGAGAAGCGACTGGCACGTTACCTTGCGACACAATGGTTTATTCGTCTGTCTAAAAATAATTTACATCAGCCTTTTATGGTCAAAACGCTCATCCGGGAAATTGATTTCCCTGCACGGATGAGAGGACTAGACATGTACGACCGCTTTGTCAAAGCGTTAGATGAACTAACAAACAAAGGCATTGTAAGAGACTGGCATTTTACGGACCCTGTCGACTTCAGTTTGTTTGGCCGAACCGGCTGGTTGTCTTATTTTTACGGGCTGAAGGTAGCCATTACCCCTTCTGCTGAAATGATGGAAAAAAATAAAAGAAAGCTGTCGATCTTACAGGATCAGCACCAGGTAGATTCATCAACTGTTAATCAAATGATTGAATCACTTAGTCAACCAGTTGTCATCCAACAAGTTGGATATCGGAGCATAGAGCAGCAAGCTTCCCCTTTAAGAAGAGAGCCGGAGGCAGAAGCATCTCAGCTTTCCCTTCCCCTATCGGAACCTAAAAAGAATGATGAACCTCTTCCGCCACTTACAGAGGAATCCTTAACGGCTGAAATGGTCATCCAAGAAAGAGAGCGGCGAGGACTTTCACTTGCGAAAGCAGCAAAAGAGATAGGGATTGGTTACAATACATTGAAACGATTTGAGAATAAGGAAACCAAAAGAAGAAATAAGAAGAACGATATGAAGATTGTTCAATGGTTGAAAAAGTCCCTAATACTAGAAGATTAA
- a CDS encoding ParM/StbA family protein, whose amino-acid sequence MRLASVDIGNDAVKAYLNGLEETLYIPNVIAELPDRTIVEMEKEPLNALHVEVQSSALKETSKRFAVGKLASKYPNNDELTPENDKSSSDQPIVLLLTTLAIDATRHFEEHDGIIEATYILSTGLPLDETKRELNKVFRKKLKSGQHQVTFLKTPELEGKTVRIKFEQVLVNTEGFAAYIDLTTNNDGSTKNEELIGKTILINDIGGLSTDSAIITKEAEVDNEYSDGIKQGVSTYLDNIIRKVYKEYKYTIKSRRALVEIITNEDPEEQYYIWKDGNRISIKALIDSELMILAKEEYKLIKNLWRSVPDIRLAYQIGGGSVILRPYLSKLNDEDKQYPLRFTKTEDSIWMISRAYFKILLMYCQAKGIEITDMSLSR is encoded by the coding sequence ATGAGATTAGCTAGCGTGGATATTGGCAATGATGCCGTTAAAGCTTATTTAAACGGACTGGAAGAAACACTATACATTCCGAACGTCATTGCGGAGCTCCCTGACCGAACTATTGTAGAAATGGAGAAAGAGCCGTTAAATGCTCTCCATGTTGAAGTTCAATCCTCTGCTTTAAAAGAAACTTCGAAACGTTTCGCAGTAGGGAAGCTGGCAAGTAAATATCCAAACAACGACGAATTAACGCCTGAAAATGATAAAAGTTCTTCCGATCAGCCTATTGTTTTGCTGCTAACCACCTTGGCTATAGATGCCACACGTCATTTTGAGGAGCATGATGGAATTATTGAAGCTACATATATTCTTTCAACAGGTCTACCCTTGGATGAAACAAAAAGAGAATTGAATAAAGTATTCCGGAAAAAACTTAAGAGTGGACAGCATCAGGTGACTTTCCTGAAAACACCAGAGCTAGAGGGGAAAACAGTCAGAATTAAATTTGAACAAGTACTCGTCAACACAGAGGGCTTTGCTGCTTATATCGACTTAACTACTAATAATGATGGCTCTACTAAAAATGAAGAGTTAATTGGGAAAACAATTTTAATAAATGATATAGGAGGACTCTCTACCGACTCAGCCATTATTACAAAAGAGGCAGAGGTGGACAATGAGTACTCCGATGGCATTAAACAAGGAGTATCCACTTACTTAGATAATATTATCCGGAAAGTTTACAAGGAATACAAATACACCATTAAAAGTCGTCGAGCCTTAGTTGAGATTATTACGAATGAGGATCCAGAGGAACAATACTACATTTGGAAAGATGGAAATCGGATCTCCATTAAAGCGCTAATTGACAGCGAGCTAATGATTTTAGCGAAAGAAGAGTATAAATTAATCAAGAACCTATGGCGATCGGTGCCTGATATTCGTCTAGCTTACCAAATCGGTGGAGGATCTGTCATCTTGAGACCCTATCTATCCAAGCTAAATGATGAGGATAAGCAGTATCCATTACGTTTTACAAAGACAGAGGACAGCATTTGGATGATTTCACGTGCCTATTTTAAAATTTTGCTAATGTACTGCCAAGCTAAAGGGATTGAAATTACAGATATGAGCCTATCTAGGTAA